A single genomic interval of Juglans regia cultivar Chandler chromosome 1, Walnut 2.0, whole genome shotgun sequence harbors:
- the LOC109003895 gene encoding uncharacterized protein LOC109003895 isoform X3 produces the protein MEGLKSTVTQVPLAIENKGDDIDQLLKNGIEKENQWAELDHEPISNVLEEARHVIKKVDRSYFAKFCPSTNLEARIGEAEKLIEKLNQHHSTISRKLEERKLVQGGLVSQLKQLNYQDSRHKDSVTCKRENLDLLQLTLDKLCFPNNAYRGRATKSCSSQKKGELDLLQVALDKLYSEDYAYKGRARNSCSSSHDELDKHKLRFRMLHGKNNLVEEKKLLKEINGSHKKTSSSHVPLNELNDAISVFHFRGRPRWGLGWQFVEPTRDQKEKIGREKKELVYLKERAIATAAVKGKLWNSLGSKQAIHNQAKN, from the exons ATGGAGGGGCTGAAAAGTACTGTCACCCAAGTGCCTCTGGCAATTGAGAACAAAGGAGACGACATTGATCAGTTGCTGAAAAATggaatagaaaaggaaaatcagTGGGCAGAACTTGATCATGAGCCAATAAGCAATGTTCTTGAGGAAGCTAGGCATGTCATCAAGAAAGTTGATCGATCCTATTTTGCCAAGTTTTGTCCATCAACAAATTTGGAAGCCAGAATCGGAGAGGCTGAAAAACTGATTGAAAAGTTAAACCAGCACCATTCTACGATCTCCAGGAAGTTAGAAGAAAGAAAG TTGGTTCAAGGTGGGTTGGTTTCTCAGCTAAAGCAGCTTAACTATCAAGATAGTAGGCATAAGGACAGTGTTACCTGCAAGAGGGAGAACTTGGATTTGCTTCAACTAACTCTGGACAAGTTGTGTTTTCCCAATAATGCATACCGAGGGAGAGCTACGAAATCGTGCTCCTCACAA AAGAAGGGAGAACTTGATCTTCTACAAGTAGCTCTAGACAAGCTGTATTCTGAAGACTATGCATACAAGGGAAGAGCTCGGAACTCATGCTCATCATCACATGATGAGCTTGATAAGCAT AAGTTGCGTTTTCGAATGCTGCATGGAAAGAACAATCTGGTTGAAGAAAAGAAACTGCTAAAAGAAATCAATGGAAGCCATAAAAAAACCAGCAGTTCTCATGTTCCATTAAATGAGCTTAACGACGCT ATATCGGTGTTTCATTTTCGGGGAAGGCCTAGGTGGGGGTTGGGGTGGCAGTTCGTTGAACCCACAAGGGATCAGAAAGAGAAGataggaagagaaaaaaaagaactcgTATATTTAAAAGAGAGAGCCATTGCCACTGCTGCTGTTAAAGGAAAGCTTTGGAACTCTTTAGGTTCAAAGCAAGCCATACATAACCAAGCTAAA AATTAG
- the LOC109003895 gene encoding uncharacterized protein LOC109003895 isoform X1 has protein sequence MEGLKSTVTQVPLAIENKGDDIDQLLKNGIEKENQWAELDHEPISNVLEEARHVIKKVDRSYFAKFCPSTNLEARIGEAEKLIEKLNQHHSTISRKLEERKLVQGGLVSQLKQLNYQDSRHKDSVTCKRENLDLLQLTLDKLCFPNNAYRGRATKSCSSQKKGELDLLQVALDKLYSEDYAYKGRARNSCSSSHDELDKHKLRFRMLHGKNNLVEEKKLLKEINGSHKKTSSSHVPLNELNDAISVFHFRGRPRWGLGWQFVEPTRDQKEKIGREKKELVYLKERAIATAAVKGKLWNSLGSKQAIHNQAKLIATELDGIRKEIVLPLRASAKPVEKELNKIEKNVKYLQKQLTLARKRKNEAYEWILELRKLRAEEK, from the exons ATGGAGGGGCTGAAAAGTACTGTCACCCAAGTGCCTCTGGCAATTGAGAACAAAGGAGACGACATTGATCAGTTGCTGAAAAATggaatagaaaaggaaaatcagTGGGCAGAACTTGATCATGAGCCAATAAGCAATGTTCTTGAGGAAGCTAGGCATGTCATCAAGAAAGTTGATCGATCCTATTTTGCCAAGTTTTGTCCATCAACAAATTTGGAAGCCAGAATCGGAGAGGCTGAAAAACTGATTGAAAAGTTAAACCAGCACCATTCTACGATCTCCAGGAAGTTAGAAGAAAGAAAG TTGGTTCAAGGTGGGTTGGTTTCTCAGCTAAAGCAGCTTAACTATCAAGATAGTAGGCATAAGGACAGTGTTACCTGCAAGAGGGAGAACTTGGATTTGCTTCAACTAACTCTGGACAAGTTGTGTTTTCCCAATAATGCATACCGAGGGAGAGCTACGAAATCGTGCTCCTCACAA AAGAAGGGAGAACTTGATCTTCTACAAGTAGCTCTAGACAAGCTGTATTCTGAAGACTATGCATACAAGGGAAGAGCTCGGAACTCATGCTCATCATCACATGATGAGCTTGATAAGCAT AAGTTGCGTTTTCGAATGCTGCATGGAAAGAACAATCTGGTTGAAGAAAAGAAACTGCTAAAAGAAATCAATGGAAGCCATAAAAAAACCAGCAGTTCTCATGTTCCATTAAATGAGCTTAACGACGCT ATATCGGTGTTTCATTTTCGGGGAAGGCCTAGGTGGGGGTTGGGGTGGCAGTTCGTTGAACCCACAAGGGATCAGAAAGAGAAGataggaagagaaaaaaaagaactcgTATATTTAAAAGAGAGAGCCATTGCCACTGCTGCTGTTAAAGGAAAGCTTTGGAACTCTTTAGGTTCAAAGCAAGCCATACATAACCAAGCTAAA CTTATTGCTACAGAATTAGATGGAATAAGGAAAGAAATAGTATTGCCACTAAGGGCTAGTGCAAAGCCTGTTGAGAAAGAActgaataaaatagaaaaaaatgtgaaatactTGCAGAAGCAATTGACACTTGCACgcaaaagaaagaatgaagccTATGAATGGATTCTTGAACTGAGGAAACTGCGTGCTGAGGAG AAATGA
- the LOC109003895 gene encoding uncharacterized protein LOC109003895 isoform X2, with the protein MEGLKSTVTQVPLAIENKGDDIDQLLKNGIEKENQWAELDHEPISNVLEEARHVIKKVDRSYFAKFCPSTNLEARIGEAEKLIEKLNQHHSTISRKLEERKLKQLNYQDSRHKDSVTCKRENLDLLQLTLDKLCFPNNAYRGRATKSCSSQKKGELDLLQVALDKLYSEDYAYKGRARNSCSSSHDELDKHKLRFRMLHGKNNLVEEKKLLKEINGSHKKTSSSHVPLNELNDAISVFHFRGRPRWGLGWQFVEPTRDQKEKIGREKKELVYLKERAIATAAVKGKLWNSLGSKQAIHNQAKLIATELDGIRKEIVLPLRASAKPVEKELNKIEKNVKYLQKQLTLARKRKNEAYEWILELRKLRAEEK; encoded by the exons ATGGAGGGGCTGAAAAGTACTGTCACCCAAGTGCCTCTGGCAATTGAGAACAAAGGAGACGACATTGATCAGTTGCTGAAAAATggaatagaaaaggaaaatcagTGGGCAGAACTTGATCATGAGCCAATAAGCAATGTTCTTGAGGAAGCTAGGCATGTCATCAAGAAAGTTGATCGATCCTATTTTGCCAAGTTTTGTCCATCAACAAATTTGGAAGCCAGAATCGGAGAGGCTGAAAAACTGATTGAAAAGTTAAACCAGCACCATTCTACGATCTCCAGGAAGTTAGAAGAAAGAAAG CTAAAGCAGCTTAACTATCAAGATAGTAGGCATAAGGACAGTGTTACCTGCAAGAGGGAGAACTTGGATTTGCTTCAACTAACTCTGGACAAGTTGTGTTTTCCCAATAATGCATACCGAGGGAGAGCTACGAAATCGTGCTCCTCACAA AAGAAGGGAGAACTTGATCTTCTACAAGTAGCTCTAGACAAGCTGTATTCTGAAGACTATGCATACAAGGGAAGAGCTCGGAACTCATGCTCATCATCACATGATGAGCTTGATAAGCAT AAGTTGCGTTTTCGAATGCTGCATGGAAAGAACAATCTGGTTGAAGAAAAGAAACTGCTAAAAGAAATCAATGGAAGCCATAAAAAAACCAGCAGTTCTCATGTTCCATTAAATGAGCTTAACGACGCT ATATCGGTGTTTCATTTTCGGGGAAGGCCTAGGTGGGGGTTGGGGTGGCAGTTCGTTGAACCCACAAGGGATCAGAAAGAGAAGataggaagagaaaaaaaagaactcgTATATTTAAAAGAGAGAGCCATTGCCACTGCTGCTGTTAAAGGAAAGCTTTGGAACTCTTTAGGTTCAAAGCAAGCCATACATAACCAAGCTAAA CTTATTGCTACAGAATTAGATGGAATAAGGAAAGAAATAGTATTGCCACTAAGGGCTAGTGCAAAGCCTGTTGAGAAAGAActgaataaaatagaaaaaaatgtgaaatactTGCAGAAGCAATTGACACTTGCACgcaaaagaaagaatgaagccTATGAATGGATTCTTGAACTGAGGAAACTGCGTGCTGAGGAG AAATGA